The Malus domestica chromosome 10, GDT2T_hap1 nucleotide sequence GGAGATTTAGATCTGAATATTGACTCAAACCCAAGTTGTAATTATTGGTATAGATGGTGGTAAAAATCCCACATTCCAAGAGAAGTTCGTGTTTCCGCTGATTGAAGGTCTTAGGGAACTCAATGTTCTGGTCTGGAACAGCAATACTGTCACATTGGACGACTTCATTGGCGAGGGAAAGTATGAAATTCTCAACCAATATGCTTTGATATATTGATTTTGGCATAATTTTAGagacccttttggttattctgAAATTTTGAGTTTGCTGATTTCCGTTATTTGGTGTGTTACGATTTTTAGGGTTCAACTTCAGAAGGTTCTTACTCAGGGTTATGACGACAGCACATGGCAGCTTCAGACTAAACATGGCCGGTAACTACATAACTTTCATCTCATTGCTTTTTATTTGATCTATCTAATTCTAAATGGTTGGATTATAATATAGGTGTTATTTTTCTATAATGTTACTTTATTTTCAGCCTGCCGTTCTAGTTGGATGGTCATATTCCCGAATTCTTAAGATATCCAAACTCCTATGTCTCTACTAGTGTTAGCAAATTGTTGTTGCACCTTGCTCCATCTCTAATTGATTCAAATTATCCAATAAGGAGGTGGTTGTGTGTACTATACATGCTCAAGTCAGTGATCTTCGTGCatgattttcctttttcttcccaTCTGGATTGTATGTGTAGATCATGTATATGAAGCTGTAGATAATTTCTCTGCATCAACATCACATTACATCCCTTGATTTGGTTCTTCATATTTGTTTTTCATGATGATCGAAGATTAATTTTGGGTCTGCATTGCATTACACGAAACAGCTATTCGTTGTTGGATTGTGAATAGACCATGCTAAGCACCCTGTCTTTAGGAGCAAACATTGGGTGAATTATGTGTAAGCACTCTGTGTTTATGCTGCAACATTAGTGAGCATCAAGTGGCCTATATGAGACACCCTCTAAGTAGAGTGATGTCCCTAATATACAATACTATTTCTTTGTCATCTGATCGTGGAGTCTCCACTCAATACTCAGTCTCCAAGCGCGCAAATAGTATGATGTGAGAATACAAATTCACTCAAATGACTATCATATGGTTTTGTGTTCCATCTATCTATTCTCAGACAGCTCAAACACGGGCTGTGGAATCATCCACTATCATATTGTTTATATTCTGTAAAATACAAAggcgaataaaaaaaaaggagggaaTTAATTTACCTTCCTTGTATGTAATATTGAGAACCTTAGGAAGGGTAGGCTAGGATATGAGGTTATAAGTTGAGTGATATATATCCCTCATATTGATTGAAGATCTTGCAATACATTTCATCCTTCTGAGTACCTGTTTTGTCTTTCCTTCTTACAGATGTGTGGATTTGGTTTTTGCATCTAGAAAGTTCATTAAACAAATCCTAATTACTACATTTCTTTCCTATAATTAGATTTATTCTGTTGTGTTTTGAAATTGTTTGACTTCTGACGCAAACTCTTTTTCATGGTAAGATATGGAGGAGAAGTGCAGCTCATAATGCATTATTCGAAGACAAATGTAAGTTGCACCTTCTCTCACTATAACGGGGTGACTTTTGAACAGTCTTGTATATAGTCATGCTAATTATCTGTCCAGCTGACTTACTGTCTTCGGGTTGCTGCAGAAACCCGCATCAAGCTATGCTCCATCTGCACCACCATATGGAGCACCACATGCATCACGAGCTTATCTATATTCAACCCCCCCACCTGCAGGTCATTATGCACCACCAGCGCCTGGACCTTACCCACCAGCGCCAGCAGGGTACCCAGCTCCATCTCCCTATCCTTTGTACTCGCCTAATACAGCAGGGTATCCACCATCTGCATATGGTCCCCCTCCGCCAGCGTATGGCCATACTCCGTCTGCCTATCCTCCCCCACCATACCCACCAACTTCAACATATCCCCCACTCCCGCAATCCTCACCCTATCCTCCAAGTGagctctttcttttttattatatttttttctgtttcttAGTTCTGGCTGCTAATATGATTCATCAAATACTAATTTTCTGTTGTATGCTCTTTGATCAGGTCCTTTCCCTGGACTTTATCCTCCACCACCGTACTGAGATAGAGCTCCTCCAGTCGTACCAGCAAAAGAGATAGAGCTCCTCCAGCCCCCAAATGAAGATGCGGTTGGTACTAATTGTGTTTAGTCTAATACTCGTAGTTTGGTGGTTGTCTTACCGCATGGACACTTTCTTTCTCCCCAATGTTGATAAAGCGCCTAGTGTTTGAACCAGAATTTTGGTGAGCTAGATTTGAACTTGTTCGAATCATTTGTATATGTTGGTGGATAGGTCGCAATAATGATGTATGTGTTTTCTGCTGGATTTGTACTTGTTCAATAATCCTGAAGTTGTAAAAGCAATTGGTACTCTGAATTTTCATCAGAACGGTAGAACAAGGATGCTTTATGATCGGCGCCGGTCGGAACATTGTCTATTGCTATATCTTGGAGCCAATAAAATTTCGTTCTGCAGACTTGCAATCACTTTCAAGGAGTTCATGGAAACACCATATCTTATATATGTTTAATCCGGGTTTTGGGTCAGGACTAACTAATCGGATTATTATCGGATAACTTGTTAAGAACCCGTTGACGGGTAACTCATGGGTAACCCATTTTGATTcgttaagaaaaaattatgGAAAATACCCCAAAATTggacaatttcttaatcttgggaCATAAATAGAACAAGCCAACCATGCACAccaatgcacaaaaccgaaattaccaaaatgctcacatataaatactaaaaatcCTCCGTTCATTCCatcatttttgtcaattgtaaGAGAGACATGCCAAGAGAGCTCTGGGTTTCTAGGTTGACCTCAGATCTCTGAGCTCCGATTTCGTAGAGAGGAAAGTTGagagtgaagctttgaagtgaGTTTCTCGTTTGCACCAGTGTTTCAACCTTAAAGATATGATTTTTGTAccaaaatttgagttttggcCGGAAAGATCCATTCTTTCTGGCCAGTGAAGCTTCGTAGCTCTCTCTCATCTGTTTCTCTTTCTAACTCGGTCATTGTCTCCATTTCTGCAATTAATTACTTGTTTGttcaattagttttttttttaatttgcagAGATGGGAAGTCGAACAAAAGAGGGATGGGAAAGATAGGGCTCGAAATGTGTTATGGAAATCTTTATTTGTTTATGGGTTTTGTTATTTTAGATTCTGGATTTCAATCTTAGAGTTTTgcgttttaatttttgtttgggGTATTGAAGATTCATGGGGTTGTGTTGGTGGATTTGGCTTGTGGGTTTGTTACAAAATGCTCaatatttgttaattttgttgtGAACTTGCAAATTTTTGTGAATTCGATTTGGAATGGGTGTTTGTTTGAAAATATTTGTGAATTACAAGTCTTAgttaaatatgaaataaattgtACACGATATACAAACGACATGCACACGATATGCACATGACATGCACATTTGTCATCTCCATATGATTTTCCCTGTGCTTGTATATTGTTATCAGTATATACAAGGTGTTGGATTCTGGGTTTCATAAGGTCCCTCAAATGATGAGTTAAAGCCATAACAAtggatttagaaagaaaaaacaaagaaaaagatgtAAAAACCTCCAAGTTTTGAACCCATGTCTTGTTGAAACTATCAATGTATAGTCCCCACCATTACAAAGTAGTTAGATATGCCTAGACCAACCCTTGCACAACATGATGTAGGGGGTGAGATTTGATTACACACTAGCCTTTATGTTGGAAATGAAGTAATAACATTTGGAAGCATTGGTCAAGTTGGAGAACAAAAAAGTAGTGGTGGGGATTCTTACAACTTTTCAAGGTCACATGCATCACATCCTCACCACATAAACAATTGTGTACAAATATGCTTCTCACACATAGTTGCAATAACCATTAAACCCCCCCCCTCTCAAAGATTAGACTTCTCAGATAGCCAAAACAATTCACAACACAAATATGTCCAAGTTCCCACATGAAACTAAGGGCTTTAAAGCGAAGTTCCACGGGTGGTACAACATGGAACCTCCTCCACTTCCGAGGTCGTCAAAGACAAATCCTACGTCATTGTTTAGCTTTGCAGACTCGGAGACTCCACTGAAAAGTATAGATCAGGTCCGTGGGAGACTCAAGTATGAGACAGGCATTGCCGAGTATTGGAACCATAAGCTAATGAAGGCAGAAAAAGAGCTTGTGGACCTCAACAGTGAAGCCAATGAAGCGCTCTACCGTGCAAGCAAGCAAAAAACGAAGGCTGACACGTTTGGAGAAAGGATCACATtcctaaattttgaattgttctAGAAGTGTCGGGGCCATATTGAGTCATACAAGTGTTCTCGGGAGGGAAATATCAAAATGGAGGAGGAACGCAACAAAGGCTTTGAGGATTCTCATTGACTAGTGAAGGGAAAGGAATCACGTCAACTATAATGTGATTATATGACATTTTATTGCTATGCAATGTGTTAGCTAAGTATTTTATGATAATAAACATGCATACTATGTATCATTGTTATATGCACATACCATGCACATAGAATGCACATAATATGCATAGCACATGCACATAATATGCCATGCGCAAGAAATGCAAACCTTATGCAAGAATCCTATAGAACATATGCACGTTGTATGCACACATGgggaaaattttgtgaaatttctGCAATTGTACCGAAACACAAATTAGAACATAACCAGTATTGTACcacatcaaaaataaaaaatttccacACATTACTGTAAACCTAGTTGGAATTAGCATGTTGGCCTTGGGATTATGTTCAAGACTAGGCACCAAAAGGGATGAGACTTACACCATTATTTAAGGGTTTCATATATTTGAAAATGCACCATCCTCATATTCGTGAAATCGCAAACAAAAAAGTGCAAATTGAATACCAAATTTTGCCTTCCATGCTTTGTTTCTAAACGTTTTGGTTGGCAACCTAGTTAGAAAATTGACAAGACAAGGTACATGCGGTGTAGATGTGGTGTACATGACCCTCATGTCTTGTCCTAGCCTACTTAAGGTGTGCATTGCATTCAATGTGTAAGATGGACTTTTTCCTCATGTCAACTCATGAATTTCTCAATGTTTAATAAGAATATATTACAAAAGTAGTGGGTTTTAATTAATGTTTTGTGTGGGTACTTAATTCACCCAAAAAGGTTTGGGAAAATGTTAATTTTCCCAATTCCAGATTATATGTTTTCAGTATTCAAGACGCACCATGCAGAATGCATATCATGACCATAGGAAATCATTAAGTGTGCTTAGTATGTGCACATTCTGTGTACATAATGCGCATGTGTTGTGCATATAATGCGCATGTCGTGTATATGGAGGGTAGTTATCATTAGTTTACTTCTATTATGGTATTTGgtggttttatttttgaattattatgtaTTTTTGTCATGGGAAGTTGCATTGTTTGAATGACTCTTATTTTCCATTTAATTTAGGCTATCTTGTGGGTTTGTGTTTCATTACAAAACCACAAGTTCAATTTACAtcctcccaaaaaaaaaaaaaaaaaaaccagaagttgaaaatgatgaagaaaggTTGCACCATTTCTTCCTCCATGCAATCTGTTTTTGACGACATTCTTCTCAAAATTCCCACATCGTTGCTTCCTGCTCATTAAGGTACCTCTTTTCGACGAAGATGGTTTTGATGAAGTTCAAGGAAATAGCTGAAGACCCTCGCATTTACAAACACATCAATATTACAGACTTTAAGACCGTCAAACCGCTTAGATCATGGGGCGCGTTTGACAAAATCTCAAACTTCATCAATCTCTGCATCCAGTGTTGCAACCCCGAGGCCCTCTACATGGTGGAGATGCGATACTTCTTCCGAGACAACAAGGAAGAAGCTGGAATTTAGTGGCTTAAATGTGCAATCTCTAAGGGCCATCAAGTAGCAATGTACATGTATGGTGTGATGTTGGTGTGCCATGAGTGGGATTTCAAGCACAACGGGCTCAAACTTCTCTATTCTCTCAACCGTCACAACTCGGGATGGTTGAGTGTAATGGAATGCTGAGAAAGGTTTCAGCTGTGTTTGTTGGGCTTTTGGGTGCATAGGGAAGTAAGGGCCCAAATCCTAAAACTTTACCACGACAACACTGCCACCAAACCTTGCAACAACTGTGGAAGTCCATAGGGTCCGGTCACACTTCAAACGCATTGGGATGCATCTAACCATGAAAAGTTCACTACTTGTAATGCTTGTAGATGACATCAAGAAGAGAATATATTTTGTGATATATTATGTGGTAGAGATAGGTACtaagtttgtttttttgttcGTTTAATTTTGTTGTAATCATAGTGTTTAAATTCCAACGTAGccttttgttttcctttgtcTCTCATGTACTACTGAATTCGTAATTATATGGACTTTGTACTTATAAATTTTTCTTCGTACAGATACACAAACAACAAGCTTTAAAAACTACGCATGATTACAGAAAACTAGCCAAATGTGTGATCATTACCATGTCATCGATCTACCTTGCCACCACTTTTTCCCACTCATCAATGCTTGCATatctttttattgtttgaatATTGTGCATGAATGACTGACATGGAAAGAAAATTTACATTCCATGCACTGAACATGCACAGTAAATGCACATGTAGTGCACATAAAATGCACAGTATATGCACACGTCATCTTCATGTTCCCTAAACGaataaaaaaatcacaaataatAGTCAATGACGAGTTCCATAGCTTTGGTGTGTGGTTGGGTTCTCGAGGGTTGTTTGAATTAAGAGTGATGACAGTTGGTTATTGTGCATACACAAATAAGAATCTTAAAAAACTAGGCATAATTAGAAAATTGTGATAATTAATTACGAAATTGTGCATTAATGACTTTTGGGTTGCATGAGAGGTGGTATATTTATTCATGCTTGTCAAAGCACAAGCAACCTCAGTTGCAAAATGATGAAGAAAGGCAGAGTGATGAAGAAAGGCACAACGACCCCAGATTTTATACAATCTCTTCCGAACAAACTTCTTCTGGGAATACTCACCAAGGTTGGTTCCCGCTCCTTACGTTCCCTATATTCAACAAAATTGGTGTACAAGAAGTTTAACCAACTCGTCCAACATGACCGCATCTTCGAACACATCAGCATTCGAAGATTTGAAAGGGTTAACCCGTTGACTTCACGAAGGAGACATGAAGAAGTGTACAAGTTCTTGAAATGGTGCACGGAGTGGAACAATCCCGAGGCCTTGTACACACAAGGGATGCGATGGTACTTCTGATACAATAATTCCAAACTTGGAATTGATTATCTGAAGGTGATCTCTAAGGGTCAACAAGTATCCACGTACGTCTACGGTGCAATCTTGCTATGCAAGGGGGGATAAAAAAGAAATAGGCCTCAGCCTTATGCATTCTTTGAACCATCAGAAATTTGGTAAGCCTAATGGAGTATAAAGAAAGAGCTTGGcgatttttttggtcaattcgGGTGGACAGGGAAGTTAGAGGTAGAATAATAAAACTTCACGAGGACAGTGTTTCCGTCAATGCATGCAGCGAATGTGGAAGTGCACAAGGTCCTTTCACAGTCCGACCCATTGGGATTACTGGTGCCATGAAAAATTCAGTAGCTGCAATTCATGTAGATGGCATcaggaaatgaaaattttctgtgATATGTTAAATGGTTTTAATAGGGACTagatttgtttcttttcttttacttttcttcaaatttagttGTCATGTACTTTTTGTTAGTAAATGGAAAAGGGAGAAGTTTTTGGTAACATTAACAACGGTTGCTTTCTTAAATGAAAAGATGCACAACACAAAAGCATGAACAAAGCATGCTTAAGTCTCCAAAACTTGATGTCGTAGGTTCAAATCGTATAGGGCATGATTTCGTGTTGTTGTTAATCGCGTTATGTCAAAATTAGGCTACAATTATTGAGCACAAACCTAAATTTGACCTCTTTTAATGCACATAACATGATAAAGCCATgcacataatatgcatatagtATGTACACACCATGTTCACTGGATGCTCACAATATGCACAGTTGAaacgtacaaaaaaaaaaaaaattcaaattatcaGTAATCCTAGCAGCATTCCTCATTTGTAAATTAGTCATGGGAGCTACAAATAAGACATAAGAATTTGAAATGGATAGGAACACCCCATAAAAGAATCGAGTAACAAATTTACAAACGAtataagaaaataaatgaaaacatTCATTTGGATACATATTGTACCAAGTTTCTTCAGTTTGTCAACAGAACCTAAATAACAAATATGTCTTGTACAATAATAAATGTGATTCCTCAAGCTTAGAAGCCTTATAATGGCCatcaattttgaaatttataacAGTAGCCACTATAACCAAACTTTTCTTGCTCATCTTTCTCAAGAAGTTGATAGCATCGTGAACTTTGATAGCATATGATAATCcattgaatccaagaacataacCCTTCCTCTGAAATGACATGAAACCGCATAAGAAAAATATAGAACAACTTAAAAGATATACTTTAACAACTATAATGTGTATCCTTCAAAACCATTCTTAGATCAAGAGTTTTGAACATTTCTATAATCCAATGGGAATCTCAAGATTAAAGAACCTATATACGTGCTGCAAAGAATCATCCCAACTGACAccccccgaccgagatcaaggcatgctggccatcacgtgagagtgacgtagctatgtgcacagtgcagaagcgataaagataagaaatatacgaataattgaaaaccaaattactagagtgcactactaaacagaaagtgataggagttagttacaacagtgaacactcctaatcagagcataaagtctagatgcagtctagtaggacaagtactagttatacagtaccaggaatgtcctactattatttagataagtcagaactgccgacgtcatcaagccaccaacaacaagcttacttaaaacctggaggggcgcaaaacagaaaacgtgagtgggcaaaatcaaatgttttacaaaaccattttgtttatcaatatactaacccctcgctgtaaaacatgtatagttttcccagaatcaagatataagcataaacctatatatatatatatctgaaatcataacaattcaattcatgcttcacataatcatattcatatgtatgccaagccaaaatataacaaagtaaacaatccaggtaagaatgattttatagaaatatgatatgttagccggaacccttgTGGTagtttgtacggctgaattcatagctcaaaagtcaatctagccggagtcactacaatgacctatacggcaacatactgcacataagtcggaaccattaaaaagggtctgtacgacaagattgggtgaaatatatttatgctcaattctattctctcataatagccgggcgataaattgctagtcacctacgagtcggaaccatgaataaggtctgtacgacaagattatgcacttaagttggatccaatatgagcatatagtgtgggaggtgacgtaaataaacaagcctgtacttcatatctctgcctaaatcacaatcaccctaggtgcagttttatgagcttaaCATTATTCAGTCACATATcatatcatcgatgattcatataaccaaatataatttacctaaacttacctgtacctccacaacaccacatttatatatatatgcaaccatgaaatgcatattcagaatataaaagcatttggcatattatttcaaagcatactttccaaaaaatgcatttctgggaaatatatcaagtatataagtatatactgaaaacaaaagcccactcactggtatgtcgacggATCATAACCCCCGAGTcacccgtggatacgctcgtcctcagaataagtctcacctatatgcgaattaactataaaaacattattttaaagcaTATAGGTAAAACTAGCAAATAACttttcatacattgctcaatttagggatatgaatataccacaatgatcgacacaacctcacgaacatcgtgatatttttagataaatttttctgtggctcacgcgcccccacgcgcatggGAGGGCATAGCCTCACGCGCCCTCATGCACATCACCTTCAACCTCCAGATGCCAGAACTG carries:
- the LOC103430821 gene encoding protein SRC2 homolog isoform X1; translation: MSRFELSSSYSSAPYYSSLPPDYSFMSISGIQGQLLEVTVVGCNKLRDTEWISRQDPYVCLEYAHNKHRTRTCTDGGKNPTFQEKFVFPLIEGLRELNVLVWNSNTVTLDDFIGEGKVQLQKVLTQGYDDSTWQLQTKHGRYGGEVQLIMHYSKTNKPASSYAPSAPPYGAPHASRAYLYSTPPPAGHYAPPAPGPYPPAPAGYPAPSPYPLYSPNTAGYPPSAYGPPPPAYGHTPSAYPPPPYPPTSTYPPLPQSSPYPPSPFPGLYPPPPY
- the LOC103430821 gene encoding protein SRC2 homolog isoform X2 — encoded protein: MSRFELSSSYSSAPYYSSLPPDYSFMSISGIQGQLLEVTVVGCNKLRDTEWISRQDPYVCLEYAHNKHRTRTCTDGGKNPTFQEKFVFPLIEGLRELNVLVWNSNTVTLDDFIGEGKVQLQKVLTQGYDDSTWQLQTKHGRYGGEVQLIMHYSKTNKPASSYAPSAPPYGAPHASRAYLYSTPPPAGHYAPPAPGPYPPAPAGYPAPSPYPLYSPNTAGYPPSAYGPPPPAYGHTPSAYPPPPYPPTSTYPPLPQSSPYPPSPFPGLYPPPPY